The following are encoded together in the Daucus carota subsp. sativus chromosome 5, DH1 v3.0, whole genome shotgun sequence genome:
- the LOC108220234 gene encoding uncharacterized protein LOC108220234: MKFMLNFGHNTHLSRTRSISFSSSSDSPTRSIPKTSKSSPKSSHIPKPKKPEKLPWSSKVAGDEENACEEIVKNERGLQTLVVGGGSGDDGGGCGKRVSSGGNGDGFESGSGLDAIDVYYNSLIQANPGNSLLLSNYAKFLKEVRGDYVKAEEYCGRAILANPNDASVLSLYADLIWQTHKDAQRAETYFDQAVKSDPDDCFVLASYARFLWDAEEDEDEEEENDKAKNLCESGPNLFDGSSGWMRVTAT; encoded by the exons ATGAAGTTCATGTTGAATTTTGGGCATAACACCCACCTCTCCCGAACCCGATCCATTTCCTTCTCATCATCCTCCGACTCTCCCACCCGATCCATCCCCAAGACCTCCAAATCCTCCCCGAAATCTTCGCATATTCCCAAGCCCAAGAAACCCGAGAAGCTGCCATGGAGCTCCAAAGTTGCGGGTGATGAAGAAAATGCGTGTGAGGAGATTGTGAAGAACGAGAGAGGTTTGCAGACGCTGGTGGTGGGTGGTGGCTCCGGCGATGATGGCGGTGGTTGCGGAAAGCGGGTCAGTAGCGGTGGGAATGGAGATGGGTTTGAATCCGGGTCGGGCCTTGATGCTATTGATGTTTATTACAATAGTTTGATACAAGCTAATCCTGGCAATTCTCTCTTGCTTTCGAATTATGCTAAATTCCTCAAAGAG GTAAGAGGGGATTATGTTAAAGCAGAGGAATATTGTGGGAGAGCAATTCTTGCTAACCCAAATGATGCCAGTGTTTTGTCACTCTATGCTGATCTTATTTGGCAAACGCATAAAGATGCTCAGCGTGCTGAAACTTATTTTGATCAGGCTGTCAAAAGTGATCCCGATGACTG CTTTGTTCTAGCTTCATATGCTCGGTTCCTTTGGGATGCTGAAGAGGATGAGGATGAGGAAGAAGAAAATGACAAGGCAAAGAATCTTTGTGAATCAGGGCCAAACCTCTTTGATGGATCTTCTGGTTGGATGAGGGTAACCGCAACCTAA